From the genome of Spodoptera frugiperda isolate SF20-4 chromosome 23, AGI-APGP_CSIRO_Sfru_2.0, whole genome shotgun sequence, one region includes:
- the LOC118267038 gene encoding matrix metalloproteinase-2, whose translation MIVRTVLCVLSLLGCTGVTGKAIYYEEKPPTPEELSFLKRYGYLSSPDEQGDGDDTDYAYTPHSISDALKRMQAFAGLPETGTLDPETKQLFNKKRCGVKDIEMSPASSRSRRYILQQAWNKKSITYRVVNGSSTMEKSRVEAWMEVGLGIWAPHGDLSFSRIEEGRADIQVSFVSGNHGDGFPFDGPGHIVAHAFPPPHGAMHFDDEETWGDNPEEEDEDVTDFFAVAVHEIGHALGLSHSNEKSSVMYPYYQVPVERLHIDDILGMQKLYLKEQESGESTESPVSQTSLVPRFTKAGSEEDENYMPDLCLTNYDTLQVINDKIFVFEEEWVWVLYDRHEMEEGYPKRFHDVFRGLPLSINIIKTIYQRQNGNVVIFSGRRYWEFDSLFHFIKQGSISDYLIPKDVAELTTVFLSNYNNKTYLIEEERYWRFDESTGTMDPKYPKEMSMWRQVPYPVDAAVVWKGDTYFFQGPRFWRFDNELVQAHEYYPLPTAQVWFQCKSTSEMDRYVTNDGP comes from the exons ATGATCGTCAGGACTGTTTTGTGTGTACTGAGCCTGCTGGGCTGTACCGGCGTCACGGGAAAGGCAATTTATTATGAAGAAAAGCCACCAACTCCCGAGGAG CTCAGCTTTTTAAAGAGGTATGGCTACCTATCCTCACCGGACGAACAAGGAGATGGTGACGACACCGACTACGCGTACACGCCGCACTCCATATCCGACGCCCTGAAGAGGATGCAAGCGTTTGCTGGTCTCCCAGAAACTGGCACCCTGGACCCTGAGACTAAACAG CTCTTCAACAAAAAACGTTGTGGAGTGAAAGACATTGAGATGTCACCAGCATCGTCGAGGAGTCGGAGGTACATCTTACAGCAAGCATGGAACAAGAAGTCCATCACCTACcg AGTGGTGAACGGCTCCAGTACCATGGAGAAGTCACGAGTGGAGGCGTGGATGGAAGTAGGACTCGGGATATGGGCACCGCACGGAGACTTGAGCTTCAGTCGCATTGAGGAAGGGCGGGCAGACATACAGGTCTCATTTGTGAGCGGTAACCATGGAGACGG GTTTCCATTTGACGGTCCGGGTCATATAGTAGCCCACGCCTTCCCTCCGCCGCACGGAGCTATGCACTTCGATGACGAAGAGACTTGGGGTGACAACCCTGAAGAGGAAGACGAGGACGTCACGGACTTCTTTGCCGTCGCTGTGCACGAGATAGGACATGCGCTAGGGTTGTCCCACTCCAATGAGAAGTCGTCCGTGATGTACCCGTACTACCAGGTGCCAGTTGAGCGGCTGCATATTGATGACATTTTAGGGATGCAGAAGTTGTACT TAAAAGAGCAGGAGTCAGGAGAGAGTACCGAGAGCCCGGTGTCCCAAACCTCCTTAGTGCCGCGGTTCACGAAGGCCGGCAGTGAGGAGGACGAGAACTACATGCCCGACCTCTGCCTGACCAACTACGACACGCTGCAGGTCATCAACGACAAGATCTTCGTCTTCGAGGAGGAG TGGGTGTGGGTGCTGTATGACCGGCACGAGATGGAGGAGGGCTACCCGAAGCGCTTCCACGACGTCTTCCGCGGCCTGCCGCTCAGCATCAACATCATCAAAACTATCTACCAGAGGCAGAACGggaatgttgttattttttcag GTCGTCGTTACTGGGAGTTCGACAGTTTATTCCACTTCATCAAGCAAGGGTCTATCTCGGACTACTTAATACCTAAAGACGTGGCGGAGCTGACGACCGTGTTCCTCTCCAACTACAACAACAAGACGTATCTCATCGAGGAGGAGAGGTACTGGCGGTTTGACGAGAGCACCGGTACTATGGACCCCAAGTATCCCAAGGAGATGTCCATGTGGAGACAGGTGCCCTACCCTGTGGACGCTGCTGTCGTCTGGAAGGGAG ACACGTACTTCTTCCAAGGTCCTCGGTTCTGGCGGTTCGACAACGAGCTGGTGCAGGCGCACGAGTACTACCCGCTGCCGACGGCGCAGGTCTGGTTCCAGTGCAAGTCCACCAGCGAGATGGACCGATACGTCACTAACGACGGACCTTAA